tcgatcctgactagtctctcagtccctgcctctgaaaaacatccccacagcatgattctgccaccaccatgcttcaccgtagggatggtattggccaggtgatgatcgatgcctggtttcctccagacgtgacacttggcattgagtcttggtttcatcagaccagagaatcttgtttctcatggtctgagagtcctttgggtgccttttagcaaactcgaagtgggctgtcatgtgccttttactgagtggcttccatctggccactctaccataaataccttattggtagagtgctgcagagatggttgactttctggaaggttctcccatctccacagaggaactctggagcgctGTCACAGTGATTATCgggtccttggtcacctccctgaccaaggctcttctcccccaattgcacAGTTTGGtattggtggttacaaacttcttccatttaagaataaaggtcaatgtgttcttggggaccttcaatgctgcagaaattatttgggtacccttccccagatatgtgcctcgacacaatcttgtttcggagctctacaaacaattccttgtacctcattgcttggtttttgctctgacatgcactgtcagctgtgggaccttttatacacaggtgtgtgcctttccaaatcatgtccagacaattgaatttaccacaggtgcactcaaattaagttgtagaaacatctcaaggtcgATCAATGGaaccaggatgcacctgagctcaattgctTTATAGCAAATTAAAGttaatgtttatttttaatacaattgcaaaaatgtctataaatctgttttcgcttagtcattatggggtgttgtgagtTGATTGAGGACATtctgaataaggctgtaacataacagtgtggaaaaagtgaaggggtctgaatacttttcgaaagCATTGCACATCTACATCCTCATTTCTCGTGAGACTTCCCTATGACATTGTTATTCAACTCATGTACCGGaatatcctcctctcttcttgtgtCAGTCTGCAGATGTAGCGGCTGCAGGTCCTGGGGTTAAGCAGGAGATGgctgaaggagaagaggacccaCGGCACAGCAGAGACTGCCAGACTGCAGTGGCTGGAGCAACCCCTGTAGCCAAGGAGGGCCCAAACACCGCCCCAGCACAGCCCAGCAGCATCACGGAGGTCAGTGGAACACAGAACACCATCTTCAagacagagacataccccaaCACTTCAATGGGGCTGGAGCGACTGGGCTCTCCTCCTGCTCCCCACTCAGAGTATTTACTTTATGGTAACCATAGCCCAACGACGGTTCTGTCCCATCAGGACCCAAGTGACTCGTTACAGACTGTCAATGATCCGTCCTGTTCATACGCTACAGAGACACAGATGATACCTGGTGACATGCCTGTGGGCTTAGATACACAGTCTAATCCAATGAGAGGGGACTGGAACCGGTACAGTAATAGTGTATACTCTGAAAAGTGCCTGGATGAGAAAGGGGAGGGTCTGGCCTTAGATGATGTGAAAGTGGAGGGCGACACTCTGAAATGGAATGAAGACAAGACTCATTTAGGAGAAGGACACTCGCAGGGCACCAGCAGTGCCTTCTTAGACTACAGGGAAAGCATAGAGACAAATCTAAATGTTGGGACCAACTCCCCTTTACACAAGTTCCGGGATCACAACCCAGTGTCCACGTCAATGGGGCCTTCCGATTCACACAGCCATGTCCTTTTCGATCAGGTATTGAATTCAAACGACAGGGTTAGAGCCCAGGCTCTGGGTGGGGGAGCAACATCAGGAAAAAGTAAAGAGAAACGGTTCCTCTGCGCgttctgtaacaaaggcttcagctgCCCCCAGAAGGTGGAaatccaccagagggtccacacaggggagaaaccctacagctgtacccagtgtcataTTCGCTTCGCCCAGGCTGGTGACCTGAAGAgacaccagagggtccacacaggggagaaacccttcagctgtacccagtgtaACATGCGCTTTGCCCATGCTGGCAACCTGAAGAGACACCAGaaggtccacacaggggagaaataatACAGCTTCCACCAGTGTGAGAAGAGATTCTACCGCCAGCACCAGCTGAAGatgcacctgaaggtccacacgGGAGAGGTGCTTCGCACTGCAGAAAGAGGTTCTCGGAGAGGAGCTACcctcaggatacaccagcagaaaacCATTCCACTCAATAGCTTCTGACGTTTAGATCAAACCCTGCATTAAAGACAAAGATGAATTGTCAAAAGATCCGCAGTTGAATTTGGAATTACGAGAGTAACATGTTTTAGTGTTGAATATTCGGGAGGAATGTTGCTTCCAGACCTGTGATAtacgctgagtgtacaaaacattaggaacaactgctCTTTCCACGAATGCAGGTGAAACCTACAGTATGATCCCTtattgttaaattcacttcaatcagtgtagatgaagggcaggagacgggttaaagaatattttttttaagccttgagaaaattgagGCATGGATTATGTACAGTGggtcagccaacaattgtgcaaattctcccacttaaaaagatgaggcttGTAATTtgcatcacaggtacacttcaaatatgacagacaaaatgagaaaagaaatccagtaaatcacattgtaggattttttatgaatttatttgcaaattatggtggaaaataaataagtatttggtcccctacaaacaagcaagatttctggctctcacagacccaagttaagaggctcctctgtcctctactcgttacctgtattaaatggcacctgtttgaacttgttatcagtataaaagacacctgtccacaacctcaaacagtcacactccaaactccactctggccaagaccaaagagctgtcaaaggacaccagaaacaaaattgtagacctgcaccaggctgggaagactgaatctgcaataggtaagcagcttggtttgaagaaatcaactgtgggagcaattattaggaaatggaagacatacaaaccactgataatctccctcgatctggggctccacgcaagatctcaccctgtggcgtcaaaatgatcacaagaacggtgagcaaaaatcccagaaccacatggggggacctagtgaatgacccgcAGAGAGCtgtgaccaaagtaacaaagcctaccatcagtaacacactacaccgccagggactcaaatcctgcagtgccagacatgtcctcctgcttaagccagtacatgtccaggcccgtctgaagttagctagagagcatttggatgatccagaggaagattgggagaatgtcatatggacagatgaaaccaaaatataactttttggtaaaaactcaactcgtcgtgtttggaggacaaagaatgctgagttgcatccaaagaacaccatacctactgtgaagcatgggggtggaaacatcatgctttggggctgattttctgcaaagggaccaggacgactgatccgtgtaaaggaaagaatgaatgggcccatgtgtcgtgagattttgagtgaaaaccttccatcagcaagggcattgaagatgaaacgtgacaatgatcccaaacacaccgcccaggcaacgaaggagtggcttcgtaagaagcatttcaagg
This sequence is a window from Oncorhynchus gorbuscha isolate QuinsamMale2020 ecotype Even-year linkage group LG17, OgorEven_v1.0, whole genome shotgun sequence. Protein-coding genes within it:
- the LOC124001673 gene encoding Wilms tumor protein homolog isoform X2, yielding MEVLANAAVAEICKLVDDDYTVFRLEITQSQKENRTLRRKLQLLELKVARERAERTMRERVLASRPSSVKILDRFRGMARGEGHLTGGHRSFVKPAEHTTWRDDQSITVDEGSGTSTQHVIMIESADVAAAGPGVKQEMAEGEEDPRHSRDCQTAVAGATPVAKEGPNTAPAQPSSITEVSGTQNTIFKTETYPNTSMGLERLGSPPAPHSEYLLYGNHSPTTVLSHQDPSDSLQTVNDPSCSYATETQMIPGDMPVGLDTQSNPMRGDWNRYSNSVYSEKCLDEKGEGLALDDVKVEGDTLKWNEDKTHLGEGHSQGTSSAFLDYRESIETNLNVGTNSPLHKFRDHNPVSTSMGPSDSHSHVLFDQVLNSNDRVRAQALGGGATSGKSKEKRFLCAFCNKGFSCPQKVEIHQRVHTGEKPYSCTQCHIRFAQAGDLKRHQRVHTGEKPFSCTQCNMRFAHAGNLKRHQKVHTGEK
- the LOC124001673 gene encoding Wilms tumor protein homolog isoform X1 yields the protein MTNYMVFHTQIASVMEVLANAAVAEICKLVDDDYTVFRLEITQSQKENRTLRRKLQLLELKVARERAERTMRERVLASRPSSVKILDRFRGMARGEGHLTGGHRSFVKPAEHTTWRDDQSITVDEGSGTSTQHVIMIESADVAAAGPGVKQEMAEGEEDPRHSRDCQTAVAGATPVAKEGPNTAPAQPSSITEVSGTQNTIFKTETYPNTSMGLERLGSPPAPHSEYLLYGNHSPTTVLSHQDPSDSLQTVNDPSCSYATETQMIPGDMPVGLDTQSNPMRGDWNRYSNSVYSEKCLDEKGEGLALDDVKVEGDTLKWNEDKTHLGEGHSQGTSSAFLDYRESIETNLNVGTNSPLHKFRDHNPVSTSMGPSDSHSHVLFDQVLNSNDRVRAQALGGGATSGKSKEKRFLCAFCNKGFSCPQKVEIHQRVHTGEKPYSCTQCHIRFAQAGDLKRHQRVHTGEKPFSCTQCNMRFAHAGNLKRHQKVHTGEK